A region of Streptomyces sp. NBC_01788 DNA encodes the following proteins:
- the cbiQ gene encoding cobalt ECF transporter T component CbiQ, with protein sequence MGADGGTAHAFSSGGAHRLYRHGHSPVHALPPHTKLAAVFAFVVVVVSTPREAMWAFAAYAVLLAVVASVARVPAGFLLKRLLIEVPFVAFAVLMPFVAQGERVDVLGMSLSVNGLWGAWNVLAKGTLGVAASVLLASTTELRELLLGLQRLKLPPLLVQIASFMIRYGDVITDEMRRMRIARESRGFEARGIRHWGVLSKSAGALFIRSYERGERVHLAMVSRGYAGSMPVIDEVTASRAQWSYALALPCAAFAVCLLGWVL encoded by the coding sequence ATGGGGGCGGATGGGGGTACCGCCCACGCGTTCAGCAGTGGGGGAGCGCACCGGTTGTACCGGCACGGGCATTCTCCCGTGCACGCGCTGCCGCCGCACACCAAGCTGGCCGCCGTCTTCGCCTTCGTCGTGGTCGTGGTGTCGACCCCGAGGGAGGCGATGTGGGCGTTCGCCGCGTACGCCGTGCTGCTCGCCGTCGTCGCCTCCGTGGCCCGCGTGCCCGCCGGCTTCTTGCTCAAGCGGCTGCTGATCGAGGTCCCGTTCGTCGCGTTCGCGGTGCTCATGCCGTTCGTGGCCCAGGGCGAGCGAGTGGACGTGCTCGGGATGTCCCTGAGCGTGAACGGGCTGTGGGGCGCCTGGAACGTGCTCGCCAAGGGCACCCTCGGCGTCGCCGCGTCCGTCCTGCTGGCGAGCACGACCGAACTGCGCGAGCTGCTGCTCGGCCTGCAACGCCTGAAGCTGCCGCCGCTGCTGGTGCAGATCGCGTCCTTCATGATCCGCTACGGCGACGTCATCACCGACGAGATGCGGCGGATGCGGATCGCCCGCGAGTCCCGCGGCTTCGAGGCGCGGGGGATCCGGCACTGGGGCGTCCTCTCCAAGTCCGCGGGCGCCCTGTTCATCCGCTCCTACGAGCGCGGGGAGCGCGTGCACCTGGCCATGGTGAGCCGGGGCTACGCCGGTTCGATGCCGGTCATCGACGAGGTGACCGCGTCCCGGGCGCAGTGGTCGTACGCCCTGGCCCTCCCCTGTGCCGCGTTCGCCGTCTGTCTGCTGGGATGGGTCCTGTGA
- a CDS encoding energy-coupling factor ABC transporter ATP-binding protein, giving the protein MGPVTASLEVSGLAFAYPDGHQALFGVDFSIGRGERVALLGPNGAGKTTLVLHLNGILGGGTGTVTVAGLPVGRKHMAEIRQKVGIVFQDPDDQLFMPTVREDVAFGPAAAGLKGPELQTRVATALEQVGMAEFADRPPHHLSFGQRRRVAVATVLAMEPEILVLDEPSSNLDPASRRELADILRSLDVTVLMVTHDLPYALELCPRALVLSDGVIAADGPTGELLADDALMRAHRLELPFGFDPRSVTMGA; this is encoded by the coding sequence ATGGGTCCTGTGACAGCTTCTCTGGAGGTCTCCGGCCTCGCCTTCGCCTACCCCGACGGCCACCAGGCCCTGTTCGGCGTCGATTTCAGCATCGGGCGCGGCGAACGGGTCGCCCTGCTCGGCCCCAACGGCGCCGGGAAGACCACCCTGGTGCTGCATCTGAACGGCATCCTGGGCGGGGGCACCGGGACGGTGACGGTCGCCGGGCTGCCGGTCGGCAGGAAGCACATGGCCGAGATCCGGCAGAAGGTCGGCATCGTCTTCCAGGACCCGGACGACCAGTTGTTCATGCCGACCGTGCGGGAGGACGTGGCCTTCGGGCCCGCCGCGGCCGGACTCAAGGGGCCGGAACTCCAGACGCGGGTCGCCACGGCCCTGGAGCAGGTCGGCATGGCGGAGTTCGCCGACCGCCCGCCGCACCATCTCTCCTTCGGACAGCGCCGCCGGGTCGCGGTGGCGACCGTCCTCGCCATGGAGCCGGAGATCCTGGTCCTGGACGAGCCCTCGTCCAACCTGGACCCCGCCTCGCGCCGTGAACTGGCCGACATCCTGCGCTCGTTGGACGTGACGGTGCTCATGGTCACCCACGACCTGCCGTACGCGCTGGAGTTGTGCCCGCGCGCGCTCGTCCTGAGCGACGGCGTGATCGCGGCCGACGGACCCACCGGCGAACTGCTCGCCGACGACGCGCTGATGCGCGCCCACCGCCTGGAGCTGCCCTTCGGTTTCGACCCGCGCTCCGTGACGATGGGCGCGTGA
- a CDS encoding serine hydrolase domain-containing protein translates to MDVHGTVAEGFEPVGEAFAANFALRGERGAAVAVYRDGHRVVDLWAGTRDVDGTADSAPWERGTAQIVRSATKGVAAAVLLLLHQRGDLDLDAPVGTYWPEFKAAGKERTLVRDLLAHRAGVPVLDRPLTPEQAADPVLGADAVAAQAPVWEPGTDHGYHAQTYGWLTGELVRRVTGRTIGEWIAREVAGPVGADLWVGLPAGESGRVGRVGQVEPPRTATGLRTRPKRSVAEAYTDPESLTRRAFAAITPLPDENDPAYRAAVLPASNGIATADGLARFYAALIGEVDGGTRLFTARTMELARTEHSAGPDRVLVAPTRFGLGHMLHSPASPLLGPGSFGHPGRGGALAFADPDSAVAFAYVTNGFHPNVTADPRAQALVHAVRASLA, encoded by the coding sequence GTGGACGTGCACGGCACAGTGGCCGAGGGCTTCGAGCCGGTCGGGGAGGCGTTCGCGGCGAACTTCGCGCTGCGGGGCGAGCGGGGCGCCGCGGTGGCCGTGTACCGGGACGGGCACCGGGTCGTGGACCTGTGGGCGGGGACGCGGGACGTCGACGGTACGGCGGACTCGGCGCCCTGGGAGCGGGGCACCGCGCAGATCGTGCGCTCGGCGACCAAGGGTGTCGCCGCGGCCGTACTCCTGCTGCTCCACCAGCGCGGGGACCTGGACCTGGACGCGCCGGTGGGAACGTACTGGCCCGAGTTCAAGGCGGCCGGCAAGGAGCGGACCCTGGTCCGCGACCTGCTGGCCCACCGTGCGGGCGTCCCCGTTCTCGACCGGCCGCTCACTCCTGAGCAGGCCGCCGATCCGGTGCTGGGCGCCGACGCGGTCGCCGCGCAGGCGCCGGTCTGGGAGCCGGGCACGGACCACGGCTACCACGCGCAGACGTACGGCTGGCTGACGGGCGAGCTGGTGCGGCGGGTCACGGGCCGGACGATCGGCGAGTGGATCGCGCGCGAGGTGGCCGGCCCGGTGGGGGCCGACCTGTGGGTGGGGCTGCCGGCGGGCGAGAGCGGGCGTGTGGGCCGCGTGGGCCAGGTGGAGCCCCCGCGTACCGCCACAGGGCTTCGCACCCGCCCCAAGCGGTCCGTGGCCGAGGCCTACACCGACCCGGAGTCGCTGACCCGGCGGGCCTTCGCGGCGATCACCCCGCTGCCCGACGAGAACGACCCCGCCTACCGCGCGGCGGTCCTGCCCGCGTCCAACGGCATCGCCACGGCCGACGGTCTGGCCCGCTTCTACGCGGCGCTGATCGGCGAAGTGGACGGCGGCACCCGCCTGTTCACCGCGCGGACCATGGAGCTGGCCCGCACGGAGCACTCCGCCGGGCCCGACCGCGTGCTGGTGGCCCCCACCCGCTTCGGCCTCGGCCACATGCTGCACAGCCCCGCGTCCCCCCTGCTCGGCCCCGGCTCCTTCGGCCACCCCGGCCGCGGCGGCGCCCTGGCCTTCGCCGACCCGGACTCGGCTGTCGCCTTCGCCTACGTCACCAACGGCTTCCACCCCAATGTGACGGCGGACCCGAGGGCCCAGGCCCTGGTCCACGCGGTGCGGGCGTCCCTGGCATAG
- a CDS encoding DUF1876 domain-containing protein, translated as MMKTVVGWHIELEFQEDGQHTRAAALVRLPDGSEVRGHGRASRHRTDSDQPRVGEEIAGARALNELAMQLLTKAHGEIDQASGRVSQPIHV; from the coding sequence ATGATGAAAACCGTTGTGGGATGGCACATCGAGCTGGAGTTCCAGGAGGACGGCCAGCACACCCGGGCGGCGGCGCTGGTCCGCCTGCCCGACGGCAGCGAGGTCCGGGGCCACGGCAGGGCCAGCCGCCACCGCACCGACTCCGACCAGCCGCGGGTGGGCGAGGAGATCGCCGGCGCGAGGGCCCTCAACGAACTCGCCATGCAGCTCCTGACCAAGGCGCACGGCGAGATCGACCAGGCCTCGGGCCGCGTGTCGCAGCCCATCCACGTCTGA
- a CDS encoding YbaK/EbsC family protein — protein sequence MTTTSGSGAHPRFADALRELGLDELLAEVRRFPEATRTAAEAAAAVGCELSQICKSLIFAVDGEPVLVLMDGASRVDVERVREELGAEKVTRAKADVVRETTGYAIGGVPPFGHRTRTRVLADRSLLGHDVIWAAAGTPYTVFPMAPGALVAQAGAILVDVREHPS from the coding sequence ATGACGACGACATCCGGGTCGGGAGCCCACCCCCGTTTCGCCGACGCCCTGCGTGAGCTGGGGCTCGACGAACTGCTCGCCGAGGTCCGCAGGTTCCCCGAGGCGACCAGGACCGCCGCCGAGGCCGCGGCGGCCGTCGGCTGCGAGCTGAGCCAGATCTGCAAGTCGCTGATCTTCGCTGTGGACGGGGAGCCGGTGCTGGTGCTCATGGACGGCGCCTCCCGGGTGGACGTCGAGCGGGTCCGGGAGGAGCTCGGCGCCGAGAAGGTCACGCGGGCCAAGGCGGACGTCGTACGGGAGACGACCGGGTACGCCATCGGAGGCGTACCGCCCTTCGGGCACCGGACCCGCACGCGCGTGCTCGCCGACCGGTCGCTGCTCGGCCACGACGTGATCTGGGCGGCCGCCGGAACCCCGTACACCGTCTTCCCGATGGCACCCGGTGCGCTGGTCGCCCAGGCCGGCGCCATCCTGGTGGACGTGCGCGAGCACCCCTCGTGA